One genomic region from Bacillus aquiflavi encodes:
- a CDS encoding Na+/H+ antiporter subunit E, with amino-acid sequence MAFQILLNIFLAFIWMFLKAAYDPMTFFVGYFFGLLILFTFRRFFNSRFYLFRIVAVIKLFFIFIRELILSNIAVLKVILKPKLDMKPGIFAMPTELKKDWEITILANLITLTPGTLVIDISPDNKTLYIHAMDIEDAEDAINSIKNSFEKAIMEVSR; translated from the coding sequence ATGGCATTTCAAATTTTATTAAATATATTTTTAGCGTTTATATGGATGTTTTTAAAAGCAGCTTACGATCCAATGACTTTCTTTGTCGGCTATTTTTTTGGACTGCTCATCCTGTTTACGTTTAGAAGGTTTTTCAATTCACGATTTTATTTATTTCGGATAGTTGCCGTAATCAAGTTATTTTTCATTTTTATTCGCGAATTAATTTTATCAAATATCGCTGTATTAAAAGTTATTTTAAAACCAAAGCTCGATATGAAACCCGGCATTTTTGCAATGCCGACGGAGCTGAAAAAAGATTGGGAAATTACAATTTTAGCAAATCTCATCACTTTAACACCTGGAACACTTGTTATCGATATTTCACCTGATAATAAAACTTTATACATTCATGCAATGGATATAGAAGATGCTGAGGATGCAATTAATAGCATTAAAAATTCGTTTGAAAAAGCCATTATGGAGGTGAGCCGATAA
- the mnhG gene encoding monovalent cation/H(+) antiporter subunit G, translating into MSEIFKFMAGSLIVIGVFLSLIATFGVIRLPDVYTRNHAASKSATLGVMSVLLGTFLYFFLTEGHFNSRLILGIGFVFLTSPVAGHLLSRAAYYSGVKLWDKSVQDDLKEQKKKFSKR; encoded by the coding sequence GTGAGCGAGATCTTTAAATTCATGGCTGGCAGCTTAATCGTCATTGGCGTGTTCCTTAGTTTAATTGCTACGTTCGGTGTTATTAGACTCCCTGATGTCTATACAAGGAATCATGCGGCATCTAAAAGTGCCACATTAGGAGTTATGTCTGTTTTATTAGGCACATTCCTCTATTTTTTTCTAACAGAAGGGCATTTTAATTCACGACTCATTTTAGGAATCGGTTTCGTTTTTTTAACATCGCCTGTTGCTGGTCATCTCCTTAGCAGGGCTGCCTATTATTCAGGTGTTAAGCTTTGGGACAAAAGCGTGCAAGATGATTTAAAGGAACAAAAAAAGAAATTTTCCAAACGATAA
- a CDS encoding Na(+)/H(+) antiporter subunit B, with product MKSNDIILQTITKVTLFVIILFSIHLFFAGHYYPGGGFIGGLMTSGAIVLLLLAYDLKTVAKILPVDFKIVAAVGLLFAVGTGAGSLLFNVPFLTHAFGDMNIPLLGETSLHTATLFDLGVYLVVIGVTMTIIQTIGESE from the coding sequence ATGAAGTCAAATGACATCATTTTACAAACAATTACAAAAGTAACTTTGTTTGTGATCATTCTTTTCTCTATCCATTTATTTTTTGCAGGACATTATTATCCTGGCGGAGGTTTTATCGGTGGGCTTATGACTTCAGGGGCAATTGTTCTCCTTTTGTTAGCCTATGACTTAAAGACAGTCGCGAAAATTTTGCCAGTAGATTTTAAAATAGTTGCAGCAGTTGGTTTGCTTTTCGCTGTTGGGACGGGAGCTGGATCATTGCTATTTAATGTTCCATTTCTTACTCATGCGTTTGGAGATATGAATATCCCGTTGTTAGGTGAGACTTCGCTTCATACGGCAACATTGTTTGATTTAGGTGTTTATTTAGTCGTTATCGGCGTCACGATGACCATTATTCAAACGATTGGAGAGAGTGAATAA
- a CDS encoding 3D domain-containing protein, producing MEKLMINNFTRRLVMTVLFTLALLTTFQTITGVKAISIVSYMSEQKKADEVKKNQRISSHSSKQMNLTYKLLNKVEQTAVQISSSEPVVGSPPSLEEAFDWSQFPKKTVTATGYTAGFESTGKQPSHPEFGITYSGVKVKRDLYSTIAADLNVFPIGTILFIPGYGYGVVADKGGAIKGDKLDLYYETVEDVYNQWGKKQIDVYVIEMGNGKLTEEELVALNENETMQVFRQQFMKTEKE from the coding sequence GTGGAAAAATTAATGATAAACAATTTTACAAGGCGTTTAGTTATGACGGTGCTATTTACTCTTGCATTATTAACCACGTTCCAAACTATAACAGGAGTGAAGGCGATCTCAATTGTTTCATATATGAGTGAGCAAAAGAAAGCAGATGAAGTTAAGAAAAATCAAAGAATTTCTTCTCATTCATCTAAACAAATGAATCTCACTTATAAATTATTAAACAAAGTTGAACAAACAGCTGTGCAAATTTCTTCTAGCGAACCAGTTGTAGGATCACCGCCATCGTTAGAGGAGGCATTTGATTGGTCTCAATTTCCTAAAAAGACAGTAACTGCAACAGGATATACGGCAGGCTTCGAGTCAACGGGTAAACAACCAAGTCATCCAGAGTTTGGAATTACCTATTCAGGTGTAAAGGTAAAAAGGGACTTATATTCTACTATTGCAGCCGATTTAAATGTTTTTCCGATCGGGACAATTTTATTTATCCCAGGTTACGGATATGGAGTGGTTGCAGATAAAGGCGGTGCAATTAAAGGGGATAAGCTTGACTTATATTATGAAACTGTTGAAGACGTATACAATCAATGGGGGAAAAAGCAAATAGATGTTTATGTAATTGAGATGGGTAATGGGAAATTGACAGAAGAAGAACTTGTTGCTTTGAATGAAAATGAAACAATGCAGGTCTTTCGGCAACAGTTTATGAAAACTGAGAAAGAATAA
- a CDS encoding cobalamin-binding protein, with translation MKVISICPSNTEVIAYLGLADQLIAVDDHSDWPPEIIGLPRVGPDLSINMDLVEQLKPDIVLASLSVPGMEKNIAELEKRNIPHIILNPQSLADIENDLLVVSEVLDLPEKGKEVARSFREQFAELKAKSEEAVYKPSLYWEWWPKPVFTPGKVNWLTELSEAVGAYNIFHDINLANIQTDWEEVYKRNPDYICLAWVGVRRQKVNPKIVFKRPSWSNLEALKKEHIFVLEEELFCRPSPRLLEGAKKLAKLIHPDLFK, from the coding sequence ATGAAAGTTATTTCTATTTGTCCAAGCAATACGGAAGTAATCGCCTATTTAGGATTAGCTGATCAATTGATCGCTGTTGATGATCATTCAGATTGGCCTCCCGAAATCATCGGACTTCCAAGGGTTGGTCCCGATCTCTCCATTAATATGGATTTAGTTGAACAATTAAAACCCGATATAGTACTCGCTTCATTAAGCGTTCCTGGAATGGAAAAAAATATTGCTGAACTAGAAAAGCGTAATATCCCTCACATTATTTTAAATCCACAAAGTTTAGCGGACATAGAAAATGACTTATTAGTTGTAAGTGAGGTACTTGATTTACCGGAAAAAGGAAAGGAAGTTGCACGCTCTTTTCGTGAACAATTTGCGGAATTAAAAGCTAAAAGTGAGGAAGCAGTTTATAAACCTTCTTTATATTGGGAATGGTGGCCAAAGCCTGTCTTTACTCCCGGTAAAGTGAACTGGCTGACCGAGCTAAGTGAAGCAGTGGGTGCATATAATATCTTTCATGATATTAATTTAGCAAATATTCAAACCGATTGGGAAGAAGTATACAAACGAAATCCAGATTATATTTGTCTTGCTTGGGTAGGAGTACGGAGACAAAAAGTGAATCCGAAAATTGTTTTTAAAAGACCTTCTTGGTCTAATCTTGAAGCATTAAAGAAAGAGCATATATTTGTCCTTGAAGAAGAGCTTTTTTGCCGCCCTTCTCCCCGTCTTCTTGAAGGCGCGAAAAAATTAGCAAAGCTTATTCATCCTGATTTATTTAAATAA
- a CDS encoding DUF309 domain-containing protein produces the protein MNDYPIEYYEFFVKFNEGDYYTCHDLLEEIWMTDKNNLFLKGLLQMSVAIYHYEYGNIKGARLMMSVAHEYLQQYRPFHWGIDLEKVYEFIEQCQSMMPQQVDRVPFEEVHILPKLPRFFLYLEDR, from the coding sequence TTGAATGATTATCCAATAGAATATTATGAGTTCTTTGTAAAATTTAATGAAGGTGATTACTATACTTGCCATGATCTTCTTGAGGAAATATGGATGACTGATAAAAATAATCTGTTTTTAAAAGGATTATTACAAATGAGTGTAGCAATTTATCATTATGAGTACGGCAATATAAAAGGAGCTCGTTTAATGATGAGCGTGGCCCATGAATATTTACAGCAATACCGTCCGTTTCATTGGGGGATAGATTTAGAGAAAGTTTATGAATTTATTGAACAATGTCAAAGTATGATGCCACAGCAAGTTGATCGCGTCCCATTCGAAGAGGTTCATATTCTGCCTAAACTTCCTCGTTTTTTTCTTTATTTAGAAGATCGTTAG
- a CDS encoding YuiB family protein codes for MEMSLPVLIISMLLFFVLFFGIGFLLNMLLRMSWIMAIIYPIIAILIVDKVRLIEYFTNSKAAFSQLGQRFTSLALADILILSSGLLGAIGAGIVIKILRKSGYRMF; via the coding sequence ATGGAAATGAGTTTACCGGTTTTAATCATTTCAATGTTACTGTTTTTTGTGTTATTTTTTGGAATTGGTTTTTTGTTAAATATGCTGTTAAGAATGTCGTGGATTATGGCAATTATTTATCCAATTATCGCGATTTTAATTGTCGATAAAGTAAGATTGATCGAATATTTTACTAATAGTAAAGCGGCTTTCTCACAGCTGGGACAGCGATTTACCTCTCTTGCCTTAGCTGATATTTTAATTTTAAGCAGCGGTTTATTAGGCGCTATAGGGGCCGGAATTGTTATAAAAATACTTAGAAAAAGTGGATATCGGATGTTTTAA
- a CDS encoding hotdog fold thioesterase translates to MDLENTLLNSLGIEVTKLEKGYVTATMPVDNRTRQPAGLLHGGASVALAETVASVGAYELVDKKNEMVVGLEINANHIRGKRDGLVTAVGTVLHKGRTTMVWDVKIMDEENKLICVSRCTIAIIKKK, encoded by the coding sequence ATGGATTTAGAAAATACATTATTAAATTCACTTGGGATTGAGGTAACAAAGTTAGAAAAAGGTTATGTTACTGCAACAATGCCTGTAGATAACAGGACACGTCAGCCGGCGGGCTTGTTACATGGTGGAGCATCGGTTGCCTTAGCAGAAACAGTTGCAAGTGTCGGAGCCTATGAATTAGTTGATAAAAAGAATGAAATGGTCGTTGGCTTAGAAATTAACGCTAATCATATTCGGGGAAAAAGGGATGGACTTGTAACAGCTGTTGGCACAGTGTTGCACAAAGGACGAACTACGATGGTATGGGATGTAAAAATAATGGATGAGGAAAACAAATTGATTTGTGTTTCACGTTGTACGATCGCTATTATAAAGAAAAAATAA
- a CDS encoding divergent PAP2 family protein produces MELFTNFPLWASLTAIFFAQFVKVPIHFLTARKVDWKLLFSTGGMPSSHSAAVTALVTGVALEEGLNSTIFAVSTVFAIIVMFDATGVRRHAGEQATVLNRLVADFNKFVEEAKIWQQKPAQEKRRELKKLLGHQPIEVFFGGLSGILLTLLLHYLIKM; encoded by the coding sequence ATGGAGTTATTCACAAATTTCCCATTATGGGCATCGTTAACTGCAATTTTCTTTGCTCAGTTTGTAAAAGTCCCTATTCATTTCTTAACTGCTAGAAAAGTGGATTGGAAACTTCTTTTTAGTACGGGCGGAATGCCAAGTTCCCATTCTGCCGCTGTAACAGCACTTGTAACAGGAGTAGCACTTGAAGAGGGATTGAATTCTACCATCTTTGCTGTTTCAACTGTCTTTGCCATCATCGTCATGTTTGATGCAACTGGAGTTAGAAGACATGCCGGCGAACAAGCAACTGTTTTAAACAGACTTGTAGCTGATTTTAATAAATTTGTCGAAGAAGCAAAAATTTGGCAGCAAAAACCCGCTCAAGAAAAGCGTCGTGAATTGAAAAAACTTCTTGGACATCAGCCAATCGAAGTCTTTTTTGGCGGATTATCTGGAATACTACTTACTTTGCTGCTCCATTATTTAATTAAAATGTAG
- a CDS encoding Na(+)/H(+) antiporter subunit F1, with protein MFEFILKISLIGISISILGLIYRVIKGPSVPDRVVALDAIGINLISMVAIVSILLNTHAFFEVILLIGILSFIGTVAFSKYLQKGVILERERDL; from the coding sequence ATGTTTGAGTTCATATTGAAAATATCATTAATCGGTATATCTATTTCTATACTTGGCCTTATTTATCGTGTGATCAAAGGACCTTCAGTACCAGACCGTGTCGTCGCTCTTGATGCGATTGGTATTAATCTTATTTCTATGGTTGCGATCGTTTCTATTCTTTTAAACACTCATGCATTTTTTGAGGTTATTTTACTAATTGGGATTCTATCTTTTATCGGTACTGTTGCGTTCTCAAAATATTTACAGAAGGGGGTCATCCTTGAACGTGAGCGAGATCTTTAA
- the metE gene encoding 5-methyltetrahydropteroyltriglutamate--homocysteine S-methyltransferase: protein MKFTSTIIGYPYIGENREWKKTVEAYWAKTLSEKQFEKSMKALRLANIQKQIDANVDVVTVGDFTFYDRVLDVAVMFGMVPKRFNWDGGTIHLETYYSIARGNEQALASEMTKWFNTNYHYIVPEYDGSNLRLYENIPLKAYIEARDELGILGKPTMIGPVTFYKLTKVMENINKQTYLFQLIDLYTQILNALVAEGVKWIQFEEPIFTTSISEKDMQQAKEVYKQLSKAVPQAQILLQTYFEAVEHYETVISLPVAGIGLDFVHGFQENITNLKRWGFPKEKILVAGVINGRNIWCTPLKRQFDFLTELKSLISSENLWIQPSCSLMHVPVTVASESKLSEEFKNNLAFADEKLQELNFLKNALREGSDYYKDIFKQNIDNIANLNHSRDRQLITVHEAIQQITEKDFSRKKPHKIRKELQQEILQLPLFPTTTIGSLPQTEEVKKTRAEMRKGKISREDYRTFIQSEIKKWIDYQEKLGLDVYVHGEFERTDMVEYFGEKLKGFAFTEKAWVVSYGSRCVKPPIIYGDVQWIEPMTIAETVYAQSLTTKPVKGMLTGPNTMLNWSFVRDDIPKKEVAYQIALAIRKEVQTLEREGIQIIQVDEPALREGLPLKVNKQTSYLEWAINAFKLATSEVADVTQIHTHMYYCEFNDFIEPIRALDTDVISIETSKSHGEIIEAFKNNDYENDIGLGVYDIHSPRIPQLNEMQAIIDESLKVLAIEQCWINPDCGLKTRKTAETLAALERMVDTAKIMRERYKQEVLNMIN, encoded by the coding sequence ATGAAATTTACAAGTACAATTATTGGCTATCCATATATCGGAGAAAATCGTGAATGGAAAAAAACCGTAGAAGCGTATTGGGCAAAGACATTATCAGAGAAGCAGTTTGAAAAGTCAATGAAGGCGCTGCGTCTCGCAAATATCCAAAAACAAATAGATGCTAACGTCGACGTTGTAACAGTTGGGGATTTTACTTTTTATGATCGTGTATTAGATGTTGCAGTTATGTTCGGGATGGTGCCGAAACGTTTCAATTGGGATGGTGGAACCATTCATTTAGAAACATATTATTCAATAGCTCGTGGAAATGAGCAAGCGCTCGCTAGTGAAATGACGAAATGGTTTAATACGAACTATCACTATATCGTACCTGAATATGATGGATCAAACTTACGTCTCTACGAAAACATTCCACTTAAAGCTTATATAGAAGCGAGAGATGAATTGGGTATTTTAGGAAAACCTACGATGATTGGCCCCGTTACTTTTTATAAGTTAACAAAAGTAATGGAAAACATAAATAAGCAAACTTATCTATTTCAGTTGATTGATTTATATACACAAATATTGAATGCATTAGTCGCTGAAGGTGTTAAATGGATTCAATTTGAAGAACCTATTTTCACTACTTCGATTTCAGAAAAAGATATGCAGCAAGCCAAAGAGGTGTACAAACAACTTTCAAAAGCTGTTCCCCAAGCACAAATTCTATTACAAACTTATTTTGAAGCAGTAGAACATTATGAGACAGTCATCAGTTTACCTGTTGCAGGAATCGGATTAGATTTTGTCCATGGTTTTCAAGAAAACATTACTAATCTGAAAAGATGGGGCTTCCCTAAAGAAAAGATATTAGTAGCAGGAGTTATTAATGGGCGTAATATTTGGTGTACACCATTGAAAAGACAATTTGATTTTCTTACCGAGCTTAAAAGCCTTATTAGCTCGGAAAACTTATGGATACAACCATCCTGCAGCTTAATGCATGTTCCAGTAACGGTTGCTTCAGAATCCAAATTATCAGAGGAATTTAAAAATAATCTTGCTTTTGCTGATGAAAAATTACAAGAACTAAATTTTTTAAAAAACGCTCTACGTGAAGGCAGTGATTATTACAAAGATATTTTTAAACAAAATATAGATAACATCGCTAATTTAAATCATAGCCGCGATAGACAGCTTATTACTGTACATGAAGCTATACAACAAATAACTGAAAAAGACTTTAGCAGAAAGAAGCCGCATAAAATTAGAAAAGAGCTACAGCAAGAAATATTACAGTTACCATTGTTTCCAACAACAACAATTGGCAGCCTCCCGCAAACAGAAGAAGTCAAGAAAACAAGAGCTGAAATGAGAAAAGGCAAAATTTCTCGTGAGGACTACCGTACATTTATTCAATCAGAAATCAAAAAATGGATTGATTATCAAGAGAAGCTTGGCCTCGATGTATATGTCCATGGTGAATTCGAACGGACAGATATGGTGGAGTATTTTGGAGAAAAATTAAAGGGATTTGCATTTACTGAAAAAGCGTGGGTTGTTTCATATGGTTCTAGATGTGTAAAACCACCAATTATTTATGGTGATGTACAATGGATTGAGCCTATGACGATAGCTGAAACTGTTTATGCACAATCGTTAACAACAAAACCTGTAAAAGGGATGTTAACAGGGCCGAATACAATGTTAAATTGGTCTTTCGTACGAGATGATATCCCGAAAAAAGAAGTTGCCTACCAAATTGCCCTAGCAATTAGGAAGGAAGTACAAACACTTGAAAGAGAAGGCATTCAAATTATTCAAGTAGACGAGCCGGCATTAAGAGAAGGGCTGCCGCTAAAAGTCAACAAACAAACCTCTTATCTAGAATGGGCAATAAATGCCTTTAAGCTGGCAACATCGGAAGTAGCCGATGTAACACAAATTCATACCCATATGTACTACTGTGAATTCAATGATTTTATCGAACCAATTCGTGCATTAGATACTGATGTCATTTCAATTGAAACATCTAAAAGTCACGGAGAAATCATTGAAGCATTCAAAAATAACGATTACGAAAATGATATCGGACTAGGTGTATATGATATTCATAGTCCGCGGATTCCACAATTAAATGAAATGCAAGCAATCATTGATGAAAGCTTAAAAGTACTTGCAATAGAGCAATGTTGGATTAATCCCGATTGCGGCCTGAAAACAAGAAAAACAGCTGAAACTTTGGCTGCGCTCGAGAGAATGGTGGATACTGCTAAAATAATGAGGGAACGTTATAAGCAAGAAGTTTTGAATATGATTAACTAA
- a CDS encoding leucyl aminopeptidase, giving the protein MFTVTKELNFHREHSCLIIGLYDQPIKFDGVLRKVDEQFGGKLTELVKSEDISAKNKSITMIHTFGQIGAKRLYIVGLGHKKKVSLNKLKEALGKTFKEVKAANLEDVSILLDSFVSEKVDVLDVAYGISESFAMATYQFEGYKQKPNKPEKKVKQMTVYCEAFDQSEVQEVLTVGYTYGKAVNSARNLVNLPGNMLTATDMANYAQQLAEKYDFEVEILEKEDMLKLGMGAILAVNQGSVQPPKMIVLKYQGKDEWKDVIGLVGKGVTFDTGGYSLKPKDGIVGMKTDMGGAAAVLGAMEIIGELRPNQNVVAVIPATDNMVSGSAFKPDDVISSLSGKTIEVLNTDAEGRLALADAVTYAKHHGANYLVDVATLTGGVIVALGADTTGVLTNNEAMFEQVLEASYEVDEPMWRLPLFEKDKERVRNSKIADLNNSPGREGHAIMGGAFVGEFAEDTPWVHLDIAGTATTNKDYDLGTAGATGVMTRTLALFVERFEPIKD; this is encoded by the coding sequence TTGTTTACTGTGACAAAAGAACTAAATTTTCATAGGGAGCATTCGTGCCTTATTATCGGACTTTACGACCAGCCAATTAAATTTGATGGTGTCCTTCGTAAAGTTGATGAGCAATTTGGTGGGAAACTAACAGAACTTGTTAAATCAGAGGATATTTCGGCAAAAAATAAAAGCATCACGATGATACATACTTTTGGTCAAATTGGTGCAAAGCGGCTTTATATTGTTGGTTTAGGACATAAAAAGAAAGTATCATTGAATAAGCTGAAAGAAGCGCTCGGTAAGACATTTAAAGAAGTAAAAGCGGCAAACTTAGAGGATGTGTCTATTTTACTTGATTCCTTTGTCAGCGAGAAAGTAGATGTTTTAGATGTTGCTTATGGAATAAGTGAGTCTTTTGCTATGGCGACTTATCAATTTGAAGGTTACAAACAAAAGCCGAATAAGCCTGAGAAAAAAGTTAAACAGATGACTGTTTACTGTGAAGCTTTTGATCAATCAGAAGTTCAGGAAGTTTTAACAGTTGGCTATACTTACGGAAAAGCAGTAAACTCAGCACGTAATCTTGTCAATCTTCCAGGTAATATGCTAACCGCAACAGATATGGCAAACTATGCTCAACAATTAGCGGAAAAATATGACTTTGAAGTCGAAATTCTGGAAAAAGAAGATATGCTTAAGCTTGGAATGGGGGCGATTTTAGCGGTAAATCAAGGGTCTGTCCAACCGCCAAAGATGATCGTTTTAAAATATCAAGGTAAGGATGAATGGAAAGACGTAATTGGACTCGTCGGGAAAGGAGTGACTTTTGATACAGGAGGATACTCCTTAAAGCCGAAGGATGGAATTGTTGGTATGAAAACTGACATGGGCGGTGCTGCAGCCGTTCTTGGCGCTATGGAAATTATCGGAGAGTTAAGACCTAATCAAAATGTTGTTGCGGTTATTCCGGCTACGGATAATATGGTTAGCGGGTCAGCCTTTAAACCGGATGATGTCATCTCTTCATTGAGCGGGAAAACAATTGAAGTATTAAATACTGATGCTGAAGGGCGGCTTGCTTTAGCAGATGCAGTAACATATGCAAAGCATCACGGTGCAAATTATCTTGTTGATGTGGCAACTTTAACAGGCGGGGTCATTGTTGCTCTTGGTGCAGATACAACTGGAGTATTGACAAATAATGAGGCTATGTTTGAACAAGTACTGGAAGCATCTTATGAAGTAGATGAACCTATGTGGCGTTTACCTTTATTTGAAAAAGACAAGGAAAGAGTAAGAAATAGTAAGATTGCAGATTTAAATAACTCGCCTGGGCGCGAAGGTCATGCAATTATGGGCGGAGCATTTGTAGGTGAATTTGCCGAGGATACTCCCTGGGTTCATCTTGATATCGCAGGAACAGCAACAACAAATAAAGATTATGACCTTGGTACAGCCGGAGCTACAGGTGTCATGACAAGAACTTTAGCATTATTTGTAGAACGGTTTGAGCCAATTAAAGATTAA
- a CDS encoding Na+/H+ antiporter subunit D: MINLPIIPLLIPLLTGIILMFIPKKVKLQRVISLIASLITVGAAVILVNKVYKDGIQTVNLSSWDAPFGITLVSDMLSALLVLTTSIIALATIIYSFRSIGEEREKFYYYPVVQFLLVGVLGAFSTGDIFNMFVFFEVMLMASYVLLVLGGTKIQLRETIKYLLVNVISSALFVIAVGYLYSIVGTLNMAHISLRISEIGQTGILTVIAILFMIVFGIKGAIFPLYFWLPGSYYAPPVPVMALFGALLTKVGVYSIMRTYSLFFYHDRGYTYQILIVLSILTIIFGIIGAIAYWDVKKIIIYNIIIAIGVILFGFAVTTEAGLSGSIYYLIHDMIIKAALFLLIGMMIAITGTSDLRKMGGLIKTYPGLAWTFFIAALALAGIPPLSGFVGKLLIVQGGFSSEYYLGTAIVLASSLFVLFSVMKFFINGFWGIPKTFKGEEKVPVRSLLIAPVILIVLSVLYGVGSEAINPFISQAVETLSNPTIYIEAVLKE; the protein is encoded by the coding sequence ATGATTAACTTACCAATAATACCACTGTTAATACCTTTGCTCACGGGAATTATCTTAATGTTTATACCAAAAAAAGTGAAACTGCAACGCGTTATATCATTAATCGCATCTTTAATAACGGTTGGAGCTGCTGTAATACTTGTAAACAAGGTATATAAAGATGGAATTCAAACTGTAAATTTAAGCAGTTGGGATGCTCCATTTGGAATAACACTCGTATCTGATATGCTTTCAGCTCTGCTCGTTTTAACAACAAGTATTATCGCACTTGCTACGATCATTTATTCATTTCGCTCTATTGGCGAAGAACGGGAAAAGTTTTATTACTATCCTGTCGTGCAATTTTTACTTGTCGGCGTATTAGGGGCATTTTCAACTGGAGATATTTTTAACATGTTTGTCTTCTTTGAAGTCATGTTAATGGCTTCATATGTTTTGCTCGTTCTTGGCGGTACAAAAATACAGCTTCGCGAAACAATTAAGTATTTATTAGTGAATGTCATTTCATCTGCATTATTTGTCATTGCAGTTGGATACTTATATTCAATTGTCGGAACGCTGAATATGGCACACATTTCATTAAGAATCAGTGAAATTGGACAGACTGGGATTTTAACTGTGATTGCTATTTTATTTATGATTGTCTTTGGTATAAAAGGAGCCATTTTCCCGCTTTATTTTTGGCTGCCGGGTTCATATTACGCACCGCCTGTTCCAGTAATGGCTTTATTTGGGGCTTTATTAACTAAAGTTGGGGTTTACTCTATCATGCGGACGTATTCGCTATTTTTCTACCATGATCGCGGCTATACTTATCAAATATTAATTGTTTTATCAATCTTAACAATTATTTTTGGAATCATTGGGGCAATCGCCTATTGGGACGTTAAAAAGATTATCATATACAACATTATTATTGCAATTGGCGTCATTTTATTTGGCTTTGCGGTAACAACTGAAGCCGGCTTATCAGGATCGATTTATTATTTAATTCATGACATGATTATTAAAGCTGCCTTATTCCTTCTGATTGGAATGATGATCGCTATTACAGGAACAAGCGACTTAAGGAAAATGGGAGGACTAATAAAAACCTACCCTGGATTAGCGTGGACATTTTTCATTGCCGCATTAGCATTAGCAGGTATACCGCCTTTAAGCGGATTCGTAGGAAAACTATTAATTGTGCAAGGCGGTTTTAGCAGTGAGTACTACCTAGGGACAGCAATCGTACTAGCTTCCAGCTTGTTCGTTCTCTTTTCAGTAATGAAATTTTTTATAAATGGGTTTTGGGGCATACCGAAAACATTTAAAGGAGAAGAGAAAGTTCCGGTTAGATCATTACTCATTGCACCAGTTATATTAATCGTTCTTTCTGTTTTATATGGAGTCGGATCAGAAGCAATTAATCCGTTTATTTCTCAGGCTGTAGAAACACTATCAAACCCGACCATTTATATTGAAGCGGTATTAAAGGAGTAG
- a CDS encoding Na(+)/H(+) antiporter subunit C produces MEILMAIVIGVLFMSATYLMLSKSLLRIIIGTGILSQGAHLLLLTMGGLKKGAAPLLGEQASSYTDPLTQALILTAIVISFGVTSFFLVLAYRSYQELGTDNMDRLRGNEKK; encoded by the coding sequence ATGGAAATATTAATGGCTATTGTAATCGGAGTTTTATTTATGTCAGCAACTTATTTAATGCTATCGAAAAGCTTGCTGCGTATCATTATCGGTACTGGTATATTAAGTCAGGGGGCACACCTTTTATTATTAACGATGGGCGGATTAAAAAAAGGAGCAGCACCGCTTTTAGGAGAGCAGGCATCTTCATATACAGATCCATTGACACAAGCACTCATTTTAACAGCAATTGTCATTAGCTTTGGTGTAACCTCCTTTTTCTTAGTATTAGCTTACCGTTCATACCAAGAATTAGGTACCGACAATATGGATAGGTTGAGAGGAAACGAAAAGAAATGA